A window of the Pseudomonas gozinkensis genome harbors these coding sequences:
- a CDS encoding LysR family transcriptional regulator, giving the protein MDVFQSMRFFIAVAQSGSFTAAAELLDTNTTNVSKAISALEARLHTRLINRTTRRLALTEAGVRYLERCEKILDDVREADEEAGTAQTLPVGRLKIHTMSAIGNHYVIDAIARYREIHPTVMFDLTLTNRVPDLLEEGFDMSIVLARDLPDSGFVAQRLGITYSILCASPAYVAKRGQPQTPGELCEHECLRIVNTVMPVENWTFEGPAGMETITIPVSPFHINTADGMTIAIRKGMGIGIQPIASAVDGLRAGTLVRVLPEYRLEELNLFAIYPSRKFVDAKIKTWVEFLKQSIPQLLASDEEVVGAKAL; this is encoded by the coding sequence ATGGACGTCTTCCAAAGCATGCGCTTCTTCATCGCCGTCGCCCAAAGCGGCAGCTTCACCGCCGCTGCCGAGCTGCTGGACACCAACACCACCAACGTATCCAAAGCCATCTCCGCCCTCGAAGCGCGCCTGCACACACGGCTGATCAACCGCACCACCCGCCGTCTGGCCCTGACCGAAGCCGGCGTGCGTTATCTGGAGCGCTGCGAAAAAATCCTCGATGACGTGCGCGAAGCCGACGAAGAAGCCGGCACCGCCCAGACCCTGCCCGTCGGCCGCCTGAAGATTCACACCATGTCGGCCATCGGCAACCACTACGTGATCGACGCCATCGCCCGCTATCGCGAAATCCACCCCACGGTGATGTTCGACCTGACCCTGACCAACCGCGTCCCGGACCTGCTCGAAGAAGGCTTCGACATGTCCATCGTGCTGGCCCGCGACCTGCCGGATTCCGGCTTCGTCGCGCAACGCCTGGGCATCACCTACAGCATCCTCTGCGCCTCACCCGCCTACGTGGCAAAGCGCGGCCAGCCGCAAACCCCCGGCGAACTCTGCGAACACGAGTGTCTGCGCATCGTCAACACAGTGATGCCGGTGGAAAACTGGACATTCGAAGGGCCCGCAGGCATGGAGACCATCACCATCCCCGTGTCGCCCTTTCACATCAACACCGCCGACGGCATGACCATCGCGATCAGAAAAGGCATGGGCATCGGCATTCAGCCAATAGCATCGGCCGTGGATGGTTTAAGGGCGGGAACCTTGGTGCGGGTATTGCCGGAGTATCGGCTGGAGGAGTTGAACCTGTTCGCGATCTATCCGTCGCGCAAGTTCGTCGATGCGAAGATCAAGACCTGGGTGGAATTTCTGAAGCAGTCGATCCCGCAATTGCTGGCATCGGATGAAGAGGTTGTCGGAGCGAAAGCGCTTTGA
- a CDS encoding aldo/keto reductase encodes MTYEAFHDELRDTRIALNNGAGSMPAVGFGTLFRDLSTTTEAVKCALEVGFRHFDCAERYRNETQIGEAFAQVFSAGQIRREDMFVTTKLWNTNHRPERVKPAFEASCQRLQVDYIDCYLIHTPFAFQPGDDQDPRDAFGHVIYDGETRLIDTWRALEALVDEGRCKSIGLSDITLDALKDIVAAARIKPAVVQIESHPYLPEWEMLEFCKEHGIILLAFAPLGHGMEPNVLDDSVLTGIARHVQKTPAQVALAWAVQRGTAFLTTSANPSRIQENFDIATLPHRAMREIKEEITTRIRFNSVVETGVPGFIPRKK; translated from the coding sequence ATGACTTACGAAGCCTTTCACGATGAACTTCGCGACACCCGAATTGCGCTGAACAACGGCGCAGGCTCGATGCCGGCCGTGGGGTTCGGCACGCTGTTTCGCGATTTGAGCACCACCACCGAAGCGGTCAAATGTGCGCTGGAGGTGGGCTTCCGCCACTTCGACTGCGCCGAGCGTTATCGCAACGAAACGCAGATTGGCGAGGCTTTTGCGCAGGTGTTTTCGGCGGGGCAGATCCGTCGCGAAGACATGTTCGTCACCACCAAACTGTGGAACACCAACCATCGCCCAGAGCGGGTGAAACCAGCGTTCGAAGCCAGTTGCCAGCGGCTGCAGGTCGACTATATCGACTGCTACCTGATCCACACGCCGTTCGCCTTTCAGCCCGGCGACGATCAGGATCCACGGGATGCGTTCGGACACGTGATCTACGATGGCGAAACCCGTCTGATCGACACCTGGCGTGCGCTCGAAGCGCTGGTGGATGAAGGCCGCTGCAAGTCCATCGGTCTTTCCGACATCACCCTCGATGCACTGAAAGACATCGTCGCCGCCGCACGGATCAAACCGGCGGTGGTGCAGATCGAATCCCATCCGTACCTGCCCGAGTGGGAGATGCTGGAGTTCTGCAAGGAACACGGCATCATCCTGCTCGCCTTCGCCCCGCTGGGGCATGGCATGGAGCCGAATGTACTCGACGATTCCGTGCTCACCGGAATCGCCCGGCACGTACAGAAAACCCCGGCGCAAGTCGCTCTGGCCTGGGCGGTGCAACGGGGTACGGCGTTCCTGACGACCTCGGCGAACCCGAGCCGGATTCAGGAAAACTTCGATATCGCGACCTTGCCGCACCGGGCGATGCGCGAGATCAAGGAAGAGATCACGACGCGGATCCGCTTCAATTCCGTGGTCGAGACCGGCGTACCCGGTTTCATTCCCCGCAAGAAGTGA
- a CDS encoding efflux transporter outer membrane subunit, translating into MKAFMRFTPLAMLVILSACTVGPDFQRPAERASQHYDQAAEQHFAMGQRLNGDWWSAFRSPKLDQVVRRAINGNLELVAADATLRQAAASVAAAEGVLYPQVDFAVSAGRQRTHNGPQPVVSNFYGIGPRVAFDLDVFGGNKRAVEQQQALTDLQKHRYEAAWLTLTGDVASQALLLASANAQIGAVETLLANDAKNLDLVRRAQASGSTTQIDVSLAETRLAQDRTLLPPLAQQRDAARHALSILSGKGPADWIAPDFSLDEFALPSNIPVSLPSEMARTRPDILQAESELHIASAAVGVATANLYPHVELSASLMQAAAGNGGAALWGFAAGLTAPIFNGGTLQAEREGAVEGYNASLARYQQTVIQSFGQVADTLQALNHGAEQNLAQDDALRAADTSLRLNRQAYAQGETSLLQVLEAERAYQQALLGQIQVKTARYLDSVRLFVALGGNSVGVFDQKLAARKTSTLL; encoded by the coding sequence ATGAAAGCTTTTATGCGCTTCACCCCGCTGGCGATGCTGGTGATATTGTCCGCCTGCACCGTCGGCCCTGATTTTCAGCGGCCTGCCGAGCGCGCGTCGCAGCATTACGATCAAGCGGCCGAACAGCATTTCGCGATGGGCCAGCGGCTCAACGGCGATTGGTGGTCGGCGTTCCGCTCGCCGAAGCTCGATCAAGTGGTGCGCCGCGCCATCAACGGCAACCTCGAACTGGTCGCCGCTGACGCCACCCTTCGTCAGGCCGCCGCTTCAGTCGCGGCAGCGGAAGGTGTGCTTTATCCGCAGGTGGATTTCGCTGTCTCGGCCGGGCGCCAGCGCACCCACAACGGCCCGCAACCGGTGGTCTCCAATTTCTACGGGATCGGGCCACGGGTCGCGTTCGATCTGGATGTCTTTGGCGGCAACAAACGCGCGGTCGAACAGCAGCAAGCACTGACCGATCTGCAAAAGCATCGCTACGAAGCAGCCTGGCTGACGTTGACCGGCGACGTTGCCAGCCAGGCCTTGCTGCTGGCGTCGGCCAACGCGCAGATCGGGGCCGTGGAAACCCTGCTGGCCAACGACGCGAAGAACCTCGATCTGGTCCGCCGAGCCCAGGCGAGCGGCAGCACCACGCAAATCGATGTGTCGCTGGCCGAAACCCGCCTCGCCCAGGATCGCACGCTGCTGCCGCCCCTCGCCCAGCAGCGCGATGCGGCGCGTCATGCGTTGTCGATTCTGTCCGGTAAAGGCCCGGCGGACTGGATCGCGCCGGACTTCAGCCTCGACGAATTCGCCTTGCCGTCAAACATCCCGGTCAGCCTGCCTTCGGAAATGGCCCGCACCCGGCCGGACATTCTGCAAGCCGAATCCGAACTGCACATCGCCAGCGCGGCGGTGGGTGTCGCGACCGCCAACCTGTACCCGCATGTCGAGCTGTCGGCCTCGCTGATGCAAGCCGCGGCGGGCAACGGTGGCGCCGCGCTTTGGGGATTTGCCGCCGGGCTGACCGCGCCGATCTTCAATGGCGGCACGCTTCAGGCTGAACGCGAAGGCGCTGTCGAGGGCTACAACGCGTCACTCGCGCGCTATCAACAGACGGTGATTCAGTCCTTCGGCCAGGTTGCGGACACCTTGCAGGCGCTCAACCACGGCGCCGAGCAAAACCTGGCGCAGGACGATGCCTTGCGCGCCGCCGACACCAGCCTGCGTCTCAATCGTCAGGCCTACGCCCAAGGCGAAACCAGCCTGCTGCAGGTGCTGGAAGCCGAACGCGCTTACCAACAGGCACTGCTCGGGCAGATTCAGGTGAAGACCGCGCGTTATCTCGACTCGGTGCGCCTGTTCGTGGCGCTCGGCGGCAATTCGGTGGGTGTGTTCGATCAGAAACTCGCCGCCCGCAAGACCTCAACGCTTCTTTAA
- a CDS encoding MFS transporter: MNSSTADARALRFVALLATYMQSANLPLPNAALRLIQGSLSMTDDQAGWIFTAYLAASAITMPVAQWLAARLGLKRVYQTALVLFGLGLWLGTLAGTPLEFIGARILQGLASGVIAPLSMAIALETLPAEKRPAFGPKWTALVLFGIVSGPSIGGVICEYFDWRPMFYLSLPLTGYILMVVTLLLAEKKADPRPTFDFFGFASFTVGMIGLQMLLDRGERLDWFDSPEIWIEALACALGLYLFVVHALTRKIHFLSKGLFGDRNFMLSTVMFFALGFVLLSTMALTSPMLDEILGYPPDTTGLLTVPRGVGLVGAFVLMMRAPAWIDARLFVAAGIALVVYANWLMLGYSPLMDWTPVAVTGFIQGVGLGILMPALSKTAFSTIDPKLRPEATGFFNLMRVYGSTLGVAVVQIFFFNNTQAMHSALVSQLTPYRVAMPTSLPALEGLNHLVTHQAAFVAVMGQFKILMLAMLVVSPLVMFLRKPVAAN, encoded by the coding sequence ATGAACAGCTCAACAGCCGATGCGCGGGCACTGCGGTTTGTCGCCCTGCTCGCCACTTATATGCAGTCGGCCAACCTGCCGTTGCCGAACGCTGCACTTCGGTTGATTCAGGGCAGTCTGTCGATGACCGACGATCAGGCCGGATGGATTTTTACCGCTTACCTCGCGGCGAGCGCAATCACGATGCCGGTTGCGCAATGGCTCGCCGCACGCTTGGGGTTGAAGCGGGTTTACCAGACCGCACTGGTGCTGTTCGGCCTTGGTCTGTGGCTCGGCACATTGGCCGGCACGCCGCTGGAATTCATCGGCGCACGCATCCTGCAAGGTCTGGCCAGCGGAGTGATTGCGCCGTTGTCGATGGCCATCGCCCTGGAGACATTGCCAGCAGAAAAGCGCCCGGCCTTCGGCCCGAAATGGACAGCGCTGGTGCTGTTCGGCATCGTCAGTGGCCCGAGCATCGGCGGTGTGATCTGCGAGTATTTCGACTGGCGCCCGATGTTCTACCTCAGCCTGCCGCTGACCGGGTACATCCTGATGGTGGTGACGTTGCTGCTCGCCGAGAAGAAAGCAGACCCGCGTCCGACGTTCGATTTCTTCGGTTTCGCCAGTTTCACGGTCGGCATGATCGGCCTGCAGATGCTGCTTGATCGCGGCGAACGGCTGGACTGGTTCGACTCGCCGGAAATCTGGATCGAAGCGCTCGCCTGCGCCCTCGGCCTGTACCTGTTCGTCGTCCATGCGCTGACCCGCAAGATTCACTTTCTCAGCAAGGGTTTGTTCGGCGACCGCAACTTCATGCTGTCGACGGTGATGTTCTTCGCCCTGGGATTTGTGCTGCTGTCGACCATGGCGCTGACCTCGCCGATGCTCGATGAAATCCTCGGTTATCCGCCGGACACCACTGGATTGCTGACCGTCCCGCGCGGTGTCGGTCTGGTGGGTGCATTTGTGCTGATGATGCGCGCCCCGGCATGGATCGACGCCCGGTTGTTCGTCGCCGCCGGCATCGCGCTGGTGGTGTATGCCAACTGGCTGATGCTCGGTTATTCGCCGCTGATGGACTGGACGCCCGTGGCCGTCACCGGGTTCATCCAGGGCGTGGGGCTGGGCATCCTGATGCCGGCGCTCAGCAAGACCGCCTTCAGCACCATCGACCCGAAGCTGCGCCCGGAAGCTACCGGCTTCTTCAACCTGATGCGGGTTTACGGCAGCACCCTCGGCGTGGCCGTGGTGCAGATCTTTTTCTTCAACAACACCCAGGCGATGCACTCGGCGCTGGTCAGTCAGCTCACGCCTTATCGCGTGGCCATGCCGACGTCGTTGCCGGCGCTCGAAGGCCTCAACCATCTGGTCACCCACCAGGCGGCGTTCGTCGCGGTGATGGGCCAATTCAAGATTCTGATGCTGGCGATGCTCGTGGTGAGTCCGCTGGTGATGTTCCTGCGCAAACCTGTTGCGGCCAACTGA
- a CDS encoding HlyD family secretion protein, protein MTQQFDLTAEQARSHPVDAPPKMPLKQRLRPVFMWGVPALAAAIGYGQYVANEPFVSTDNAYARVAKASINARISGQVVEIAVDDNQPVHKGQVLFRIDPKPLQIAVDRAEAQLANARLRIDGLKASYRQELAELQSAKASADYDQKEFGRKKALIATEFVSKALYERAETDLKVSRQRIASIEQQIASTVVALNGNPDIALDSHPTVREAKAQLDEAQLYLSYATVTAPEDGIVAKVDDLQVGNYVNNGAPAFALISDREIWVEANFRETQLTHMRPGQTATITLDTYPDRPFKAHVISMSPGAGADFALLPPENATGNWVKVVQRVPVRLELDEADPALPLFSGTSATVKVDTGHRTPWWHPLKSLLSAGNS, encoded by the coding sequence ATGACTCAGCAATTCGATCTCACCGCAGAACAAGCCCGCTCGCACCCCGTCGACGCACCGCCGAAAATGCCGCTCAAGCAGAGACTGCGCCCGGTCTTCATGTGGGGCGTTCCCGCGCTTGCCGCCGCAATTGGCTACGGCCAGTACGTTGCCAACGAGCCCTTCGTTTCCACCGACAACGCCTATGCCCGCGTGGCCAAGGCCTCGATCAACGCGCGAATTTCCGGGCAAGTGGTCGAGATCGCCGTCGACGACAACCAGCCCGTGCACAAAGGCCAGGTGCTGTTTCGCATCGATCCCAAACCGTTGCAGATCGCGGTCGACCGGGCCGAAGCGCAACTGGCCAACGCGCGCCTGCGCATCGACGGCCTCAAGGCCAGCTACCGCCAGGAACTGGCCGAGTTGCAATCGGCGAAAGCCTCTGCGGATTACGACCAGAAAGAGTTCGGACGCAAGAAAGCCCTGATCGCCACCGAGTTTGTGTCGAAGGCCCTCTACGAGCGCGCCGAAACCGACCTGAAAGTCTCACGCCAGCGCATCGCGTCCATCGAACAACAGATCGCCAGCACCGTCGTTGCGTTGAACGGCAACCCGGACATCGCCCTCGACAGTCACCCGACCGTGCGCGAGGCCAAGGCGCAACTCGATGAAGCGCAGTTGTATCTGTCCTACGCCACGGTGACGGCGCCGGAGGACGGCATCGTCGCCAAGGTCGATGACTTGCAGGTTGGCAATTACGTGAACAACGGCGCGCCGGCGTTTGCGCTGATTTCCGACCGGGAAATCTGGGTCGAGGCCAACTTTCGCGAGACCCAGTTGACCCACATGCGCCCCGGCCAGACCGCGACCATCACCCTCGATACCTACCCGGATCGCCCGTTCAAGGCGCACGTCATCAGCATGAGCCCCGGCGCCGGTGCCGACTTCGCGCTGTTGCCGCCGGAAAACGCCACCGGCAACTGGGTGAAGGTGGTGCAGCGGGTGCCGGTGCGCCTGGAACTGGACGAGGCCGACCCTGCCCTGCCGCTGTTCTCCGGCACCAGCGCCACGGTCAAGGTCGATACCGGGCACCGCACGCCATGGTGGCATCCGCTCAAGTCGTTGTTGTCTGCGGGTAATTCGTGA
- a CDS encoding TetR/AcrR family transcriptional regulator, translated as MAQNKPTEGKGRGRPRAYDPQTALQQALGVFWNTGYSGASLDSIASAAGMNRPSLYAAFGDKHALYIKALDQYWATAHAAMQAALNDSSLTLEQALTGFYEGQLAIYFSGDGQPRGCFAIGTATTEAVEDPEIRNVLSQRLSQLDADLEARLQRAIESGELNGDVDAAARAMLASSLLHSISIRARAGKSREELAGQARDAVKVICG; from the coding sequence ATGGCACAAAATAAACCGACAGAAGGAAAAGGCCGTGGTCGTCCACGGGCATATGACCCGCAAACCGCGCTGCAGCAGGCCCTTGGCGTGTTCTGGAACACCGGTTATTCCGGTGCTTCACTGGACAGCATCGCCAGCGCCGCCGGCATGAACCGCCCCAGCCTGTACGCCGCGTTCGGCGACAAACACGCGCTCTACATCAAGGCCCTGGATCAATATTGGGCCACCGCCCACGCCGCCATGCAGGCCGCGCTGAACGACAGCAGCCTTACCCTGGAACAGGCCCTGACCGGTTTTTACGAAGGGCAACTGGCGATCTATTTCTCCGGCGACGGCCAGCCACGCGGCTGCTTCGCCATCGGCACCGCGACCACCGAAGCGGTCGAGGATCCGGAAATCCGCAACGTGCTGTCCCAGCGCTTGAGCCAGCTCGATGCCGATCTCGAAGCCCGTCTGCAACGAGCGATCGAGTCCGGCGAGCTGAACGGTGATGTGGATGCAGCGGCGCGGGCCATGCTCGCCTCATCGCTGCTGCACAGCATCTCGATCCGCGCACGCGCCGGTAAATCCCGCGAAGAGTTGGCTGGGCAGGCGCGTGATGCGGTGAAGGTGATCTGCGGTTGA
- the mug gene encoding G/U mismatch-specific DNA glycosylase, with translation MNGLEDILTQDLCVVFCGINPGLLAAEQGHHFAGRSNRFWRTLHLAGFTPHEVRPQDDRSILQFHCGLTAVVERPTASADQLSAEEFTAAAVSFERKIARYAPRFVAFLGKAAYAGLSGRKSIEWGLQEDTFGGAKVWILPNPSGRNLAFNQAQLVMAYQQLQRASSATT, from the coding sequence TTGAACGGGCTTGAGGACATCCTCACGCAAGACCTTTGCGTGGTGTTCTGCGGGATCAATCCGGGTTTATTGGCGGCAGAGCAGGGGCATCACTTCGCCGGGCGCAGCAATCGCTTCTGGCGCACGTTGCACCTGGCCGGTTTCACGCCTCACGAAGTGCGCCCGCAAGACGACCGCTCGATCCTGCAATTCCACTGCGGCTTGACTGCTGTGGTCGAGCGGCCGACGGCGAGTGCGGATCAACTGTCGGCGGAGGAATTCACTGCCGCCGCCGTCAGCTTCGAGCGCAAGATCGCCCGGTACGCGCCGCGCTTCGTGGCGTTTCTCGGCAAGGCGGCGTATGCCGGGCTATCCGGCAGGAAATCGATTGAATGGGGGCTGCAGGAGGATACATTTGGCGGCGCTAAAGTCTGGATTTTGCCCAACCCCAGCGGCCGCAATCTGGCGTTCAATCAAGCGCAGTTGGTGATGGCGTATCAGCAGCTTCAGCGGGCGTCGAGCGCCACCACGTAA
- a CDS encoding O-methyltransferase, translated as MTTLTTEPLATLIERLYTQASAATSPALNNVSGEERERLMHSKTEYRELYAMLKDLWLPVSRDTGKLLYMLARSTKAKAIVEFGTSFGLSTLHLAAALRDNGGGVLIGSEFEPSKIELARRNFVEGGVSDLIEIREGDALVTLARDLPPTVDLLLLDGAKALYGDLPSHDSPACIPVPCQQAVKETINENHGGRCKQRVGQSLHRWTGRIWGHVDRRLPDAPRQPDAQGGHRRKLD; from the coding sequence ATGACAACCCTGACCACCGAACCGCTGGCGACCCTCATCGAACGCCTCTACACCCAGGCCAGCGCCGCCACCAGCCCGGCGCTGAACAACGTATCCGGCGAAGAACGCGAACGCCTGATGCACAGCAAAACCGAATACCGCGAACTCTACGCCATGCTCAAAGACCTCTGGCTGCCCGTCTCCCGCGACACCGGCAAACTGCTGTACATGCTGGCGCGCAGCACCAAGGCCAAAGCCATCGTCGAATTCGGTACCTCGTTTGGCCTCTCCACTTTGCACCTGGCGGCAGCGCTGCGGGACAACGGTGGCGGTGTGCTGATCGGCAGCGAGTTTGAACCGTCGAAGATTGAGCTGGCGCGGCGTAATTTTGTTGAGGGCGGGGTGAGTGATCTGATTGAAATTCGCGAAGGGGATGCGCTGGTCACCCTGGCTCGCGACTTGCCACCGACTGTGGATCTGCTTTTGCTCGATGGTGCGAAAGCGCTGTATGGCGACTTGCCAAGCCATGATTCGCCTGCTTGCATACCAGTCCCATGTCAGCAGGCAGTCAAGGAGACAATCAATGAAAACCATGGTGGTCGGTGCAAGCAAAGGGTTGGGCAGAGCCTTCATCGATGGACTGGGCGAATCTGGGGACACGTTGATCGGCGTCTCCCGGATGCGCCCCGACAACCTGACGCCCAGGGCGGGCATCGACGTAAGCTGGATTGA
- a CDS encoding SDR family NAD(P)-dependent oxidoreductase has translation MGRAFIDGLGESGDTLIGVSRMRPDNLTPRAGIDVSWIEVDLGEPAKAARVIEQVAAVGGLDTLIYNLGIWEELAFAPAYDFLSDQDEQVEAIVTCNITSTILLIKRLLPLLLNSANPRIILTGSTSGLPQSGRPEVTFGASKFALRGIADALREGYRQQRLGVTCLNLGYLNTEDSLHTPRTIAEQRGEGHFIPVHDVVQVVRMILSLSSASFVRDITLPAILDERF, from the coding sequence TTGGGCAGAGCCTTCATCGATGGACTGGGCGAATCTGGGGACACGTTGATCGGCGTCTCCCGGATGCGCCCCGACAACCTGACGCCCAGGGCGGGCATCGACGTAAGCTGGATTGAGGTCGACCTCGGCGAACCGGCCAAGGCGGCGCGGGTCATCGAACAGGTTGCGGCTGTTGGCGGTCTGGATACGCTGATTTACAACCTGGGTATCTGGGAGGAGCTTGCCTTTGCCCCGGCCTATGACTTCCTGTCCGACCAGGACGAGCAAGTGGAAGCCATCGTCACCTGCAACATCACCTCGACCATTCTGTTGATCAAGCGTCTGCTTCCGTTGCTGCTCAACAGCGCCAACCCAAGAATCATTTTGACCGGTTCAACCTCCGGCCTGCCGCAAAGCGGACGCCCCGAAGTCACCTTCGGCGCTTCCAAATTCGCACTGCGCGGCATCGCCGACGCACTGCGCGAGGGCTACCGTCAGCAACGGCTGGGCGTGACCTGTCTGAACCTGGGCTACCTGAATACCGAAGACTCACTGCACACGCCAAGAACCATTGCCGAGCAGCGTGGCGAAGGCCATTTCATTCCAGTGCATGACGTGGTGCAGGTGGTACGCATGATCTTGAGCCTGTCTTCAGCCAGTTTCGTCAGGGACATTACCTTGCCGGCGATACTGGATGAGCGTTTCTGA
- a CDS encoding GNAT family N-acetyltransferase codes for MDYLIRNATNADAPAISRTILSALRESNVQDYSAEIIEQVAQSFSPPAILHLLIERQVLVAAAGSHIVATASLDHDIVRSVFVDPRYQGKGIGRQLMERLQSLAINAGLNWLRVPSSITAEGFYASLGFEKVRDEFHGAERTVIMAKALKL; via the coding sequence ATGGATTACCTGATTCGAAACGCCACGAATGCAGATGCGCCAGCGATCAGTCGAACGATCCTCAGTGCTTTGCGCGAGTCCAACGTTCAGGACTACTCCGCCGAAATCATCGAGCAAGTGGCGCAAAGCTTTTCTCCCCCGGCGATCCTTCATCTGTTGATTGAGCGTCAAGTCCTCGTGGCTGCAGCCGGCAGCCATATCGTTGCAACCGCGAGTCTGGATCACGACATTGTCCGAAGTGTGTTTGTCGACCCGCGCTATCAAGGAAAGGGTATCGGAAGGCAACTGATGGAGAGGCTTCAATCACTTGCCATAAATGCAGGCCTTAATTGGCTGCGTGTTCCTTCTTCAATCACCGCAGAAGGCTTCTATGCTTCGCTTGGGTTTGAAAAGGTACGAGACGAGTTTCACGGGGCTGAGCGCACGGTCATCATGGCGAAGGCATTGAAGCTGTAG
- a CDS encoding DUF1254 domain-containing protein, with translation MLKKTLFATSLLATLMIATPVTASAAVSVDETRGIAKDAYVFGTPMVDTYRVMYAFSIDKTNPQYKGPFNSILNVSRVFTPADTAFVTPNSDTPYSFVGLDLRAEPVVISVPPMEKNRYFVFQLMDLYSFNFAYIGSRTTGNQGGTYMIAGPDWKGEKPKGVDKVIKAETEVVSVVGRTQLFNPADLDNVKKIQGGYKVQTLSAFQKKPPPKSVTQVNWIKPISPAVERTSPEFFNQIAFLLQFAPTHPSEAALRKRFAEIGIEPGKPFDASKLSQEQQAALVEGMKDGQKEIDQLRTSLGGKTDTLFGTREYLKNNYVVRATGAQMGIGANSREEAMYPIYDKDASGQPLDGSQHKYTLRFAKDQQPPVQAFWSLTMYDLPKQLLVDNALNRYLINSPMLPSLTKDADGGLTLYIQYESPGKDKEANWLPAPNGPFMVTMRYYWPKPALLSGKWQSPLIEQAK, from the coding sequence ATGCTGAAGAAAACGTTGTTTGCTACATCGCTGTTAGCAACCTTGATGATTGCCACGCCCGTCACGGCAAGCGCGGCAGTGAGTGTGGATGAGACCAGGGGCATCGCCAAGGATGCCTATGTTTTCGGCACACCGATGGTGGATACCTATCGGGTCATGTACGCCTTCTCGATTGATAAAACCAATCCGCAGTACAAGGGCCCCTTCAACAGCATCCTTAATGTCTCCCGGGTTTTCACACCGGCAGATACTGCATTCGTCACCCCGAACTCTGATACGCCCTATTCGTTTGTCGGCCTGGATCTGCGCGCAGAACCAGTGGTTATCAGTGTCCCGCCGATGGAGAAGAATCGGTATTTCGTGTTCCAGTTGATGGATCTTTACAGCTTCAACTTCGCGTACATCGGTAGCCGCACCACGGGTAACCAGGGCGGCACGTACATGATTGCCGGGCCCGACTGGAAAGGTGAAAAACCCAAGGGGGTAGACAAGGTGATCAAGGCCGAAACGGAAGTGGTTTCGGTGGTAGGCCGTACTCAGCTGTTCAATCCCGCTGACCTGGATAACGTCAAGAAAATCCAGGGTGGCTACAAGGTGCAAACCCTCTCCGCCTTCCAGAAAAAGCCGCCTCCCAAGTCGGTGACCCAGGTGAACTGGATAAAGCCGATATCACCTGCTGTCGAACGTACCTCCCCGGAGTTCTTCAACCAGATCGCCTTCCTGCTGCAATTCGCCCCGACCCACCCGAGTGAGGCAGCGTTACGCAAACGCTTCGCCGAGATCGGTATCGAGCCGGGAAAACCTTTCGACGCCTCGAAACTGTCACAGGAACAACAAGCAGCTCTGGTGGAAGGTATGAAAGACGGTCAGAAAGAAATCGACCAATTGCGCACCTCGTTGGGCGGTAAAACAGACACCCTGTTCGGTACAAGGGAATACCTGAAGAACAACTATGTCGTCCGCGCGACAGGCGCACAAATGGGCATTGGCGCGAACTCGCGTGAAGAGGCGATGTACCCCATCTACGACAAGGACGCCTCGGGTCAGCCCCTCGATGGCAGTCAGCACAAGTACACACTGAGATTCGCCAAGGATCAGCAACCGCCAGTTCAAGCTTTCTGGTCTTTGACCATGTACGACCTGCCAAAACAATTGCTGGTGGACAATGCGCTCAACCGCTACTTGATCAACTCGCCGATGCTGCCGAGCCTGACAAAGGATGCTGACGGCGGACTCACTTTGTACATCCAGTATGAGTCTCCGGGTAAAGACAAAGAGGCTAACTGGCTGCCGGCACCCAATGGGCCGTTTATGGTCACGATGCGCTACTACTGGCCGAAACCGGCATTGTTGTCCGGGAAATGGCAGTCACCACTGATTGAGCAAGCGAAGTAA